Genomic segment of Psychrobacter sanguinis:
TTTGCGAACTGGTAGTCTTAGTATCGTTGGTTGGTGCCGGTATTAAGCTTGATACTCCTCTTAAATACAAAAGATGGCGACCCACCATACGTTTATTACTGATAACCATGCCGTTATGTATTGTGGCTATGGCCGCATTAGGCCATTATATATTTAGTTTGAGCCTAGGTGCAGCTCTGCTACTTGGAGCGGTACTGGCACCGACTGACCCTGTACTGGCCTCTAGCGTTCAAGTAGGCCCACCTAATGATGGTGAAGAAGACACCCCTCGTTTTACACTAACTTCAGAAGCAGGCCTCAATGACGGTCTTGCCTTCCCATTTGTGTACCTTGCTATCAAAATTGCAGAGCATTTTGCAACGTCCGATAAGGTAACCTCCAGTTTACTACTTGAGTGGTTTACCATGGATGTGGTTTGGCGGATTGCAGCAGGGCTAGTCACGGGTATAGCCGTTGGAAAAATTATTGGCCGTATTGTTTTTTCTAACAGAACTAAAGAAACAGCCATGTCTCAAGGCTATGTGGTCATTGCCATTACCCTTTTGGCCTATGGTTTGGCAGAGTTTATTCATGGCTATGGCTTCATTGCGGTATTTGTGGCAGCATTTGCTTTTAGACGTACCCAACATGGCCACGATTACCATGAGGAGTTACATGACTTTGCCGAGCAATCTGAAGGCCTATTGATGTCATTGGTGTTGGTTATCTTTGGGATGGCGCTAGGTCAGGGACTTCGCTCTGGCGTAGAGCTAACTTGGCAGGTTTATGCAGTGAGTCTGATTATCCTGCTGCTGGTACGTCCTATCGCTGGTTGGATAGGACTGGCAGGCTTGAATTTACCTCATAAAGAACGCTTTGCCATTGCAAGCTTAGGCATACGGGGTATTGGTACTTTTTATTACTTGGCTTATGCGCTCAACAAGGGAGTTTTTGATCCCACTGAAGCCAGCGACTTATGGATTATTTGTTCGATGGTAGTAATTGGCTCAATCTTTATCCATGGTATAAGTGCGCCCACTTTAATGAAGTTATCTACTGGAAAAAAATAACTTAAAAATAGTCATCGAGCAGGACTTATTTTAACTTACCTATTTAAATGACATGCCCAACTTAAATGACATGCCCTACCCATTCGCTATAGCTTTACCCACTGTTGATAGAAGTGGGTAAAGCTTACCTAAATGAATCTAATTAAAAAGCCACCTTCTTCAAAACCTCAAACGCAAAGGCCCTGACATAAGAAGCTGCGATCCAAAAAGCAATCAACTAGTCTTTTTGGTCAAACCATTGCAGAATGGCTTCAGTGAGGGCGAATTGACGAATATCAGTACTCATCACCACATCATAATTATGGACGTAGGCCATGGCAAGCTGACGCTCACTGTCACACCAAGCTACTGAACCATTATAGCCCATATGGCCAAAAGCAGTGCTCAAATCATCGCTGCTATAGCATCGGCTGAATACTCTATGATACCCCAAGCGCCACTGCATGCTGTGCGGATCGGCGGCTGGCATAATTGCATCTCGTCCCTCGACTTCGATTTTTGACAGCGCATCGAAGACTTCCTCAGAAATAAGCCGTTTCCCCTGCCATACTCCTTTATTGGCAAGCATCGCATACATTTTGACTAAGGCTGTAGCAGACGCCACATTATTTGCTGCAGGTATTTTTGCCATTAAAGAGTCGGCCGTATAGTAATTAAAGCCTGAACGCCCAGCAGGTACCAAAGCATACTTAAAGTCCTGCATTTGAATGCTACTCATATCAAAGTAAAGATTGGCGATATCTAAAGTATTTAAAACGGCCTTATCAACCCCTTGCTGAGTATAAACACTCTGCCAACACGGATAACTGGGCAAGCTTTGATAAAACTGCAATGTCTGTTCACTATCCGAACGCAGTTTGGGCTTACCTCTTCTTTTTTTGGTTACCACCTCCTCCGATTCTGATTCATCATTTATCTTGATAAACGACTCGAAATCTTCAAAGTTTTTAGCAAGGGTCGCCACGCTAGCTAACTTATCTTCTGGCACGCCAAAATAAAGACTACCCTCAATACCTAAAGGCTCAGCCAAATACTCATCAATCACTTGATTTAGCGTTTTGGCAGTAACCTTCTCTATCAAACCGCCCAATACCCAGCCAGATACCAGTGCACTATAAGC
This window contains:
- a CDS encoding cation:proton antiporter, which produces MIENYNHFLLVCGVAFLLGGFAPYFLKRLPVSLPMLQVVFGLIMGYFWTSFPFLSPIDNGTFVEKLCELVVLVSLVGAGIKLDTPLKYKRWRPTIRLLLITMPLCIVAMAALGHYIFSLSLGAALLLGAVLAPTDPVLASSVQVGPPNDGEEDTPRFTLTSEAGLNDGLAFPFVYLAIKIAEHFATSDKVTSSLLLEWFTMDVVWRIAAGLVTGIAVGKIIGRIVFSNRTKETAMSQGYVVIAITLLAYGLAEFIHGYGFIAVFVAAFAFRRTQHGHDYHEELHDFAEQSEGLLMSLVLVIFGMALGQGLRSGVELTWQVYAVSLIILLLVRPIAGWIGLAGLNLPHKERFAIASLGIRGIGTFYYLAYALNKGVFDPTEASDLWIICSMVVIGSIFIHGISAPTLMKLSTGKK
- a CDS encoding serine hydrolase domain-containing protein, with the protein product MNNRQADLQSQLTAIMQQLQLSDAPAGGSVVVYHKGQLIAEASVGYALPNKAWTKDTLSLNFSTGKGVLVTLIHILVTHKLLDYDQPLANYWPEFGANGKQNMTLREVLTHQSGLFNIQAITDTAEDMLDWTQMLKRVEAMAPQTVANEQATSAYSALVSGWVLGGLIEKVTAKTLNQVIDEYLAEPLGIEGSLYFGVPEDKLASVATLAKNFEDFESFIKINDESESEEVVTKKRRGKPKLRSDSEQTLQFYQSLPSYPCWQSVYTQQGVDKAVLNTLDIANLYFDMSSIQMQDFKYALVPAGRSGFNYYTADSLMAKIPAANNVASATALVKMYAMLANKGVWQGKRLISEEVFDALSKIEVEGRDAIMPAADPHSMQWRLGYHRVFSRCYSSDDLSTAFGHMGYNGSVAWCDSERQLAMAYVHNYDVVMSTDIRQFALTEAILQWFDQKD